The segment AAACCTTTTTCTTTGGACTATTATTGTTTTTACCCAAGTATCGAAAACAAATTCGAATGGTTTTGTACAGCATTGCCATTTTTATTTTTGTCCTGGTAATTGTTCAAAATGCCATCAGTGAGTTTTTCTTTTGGAACGAGTTCGGCGTACGCTATAACTTCATTGCCGTTGATTATTTGGTCTATACAAATACGGTAATTGGCAACATTATGGAATCGTACCCTGTAATTCCGTTGTTTATTGGCGTTGGGTTGATAACCTCTTTGTTTACTTATTTTATCGTAAAACAGACAAAGCCTTTTCTTTACAATCTTCCTTCATTTGCGGATAAAATTAAAGGATTGGGCACGTATGTAGTTCTGTTTATAATCTCTTTATTGATGATTCCGTTTTTTGCAAATCAGCAAATGTCAACAAATGTCTTTACCAATGAGTTGCAGGCTGATGGTTTGTATAAATTCTATGTGGCGTTTATGAATAATGAATTGGAGTATGATAAATTCTATAAAACACTTCCCGATGCAGAAGCATTTGCAGTGTATAAAAAAGAACTTCCTGCACCTTCCAAACCAAGTGCTTCTGAAATGCACAAAAATGTAGTATTGATAACTGTTGAAAGTTTTAGCGCTGATTTTATGAAAGCTTATGGCAACAAAAAGAACCTTACGCCATTTCTGGATTCCTTAGCTACTCAAAGTTTGCAGTTTACTAACATATATGCCGTAGGAAACAGAACTGTCCGTGGACTTGAAGCCGTGACGCTTTGTCTGCCTCCAAGTCCAGCTGAAAGTGTGGTGAAAAAGAAGGATAATAAAAATAAGTTTTCTACCGGAAGTATTTTTAGACAAAAGGGATATCAGGTAAAATACATGTATGGTGGCGATGCCTTTTTTGACAATATGGGAGATTTTTTTGGTGGAAATGGTTATGATATTGTAGACAAAAAATCCTTCACACCTGAAGAAATTACTTTTGCTAACATTTGGGGCGTATGCGACGAAGATATGTATCGCAAAGCCATCAAAGTAATGAATCAGGAAGCCCAACAGCATAAGCCGTTTTTTAATCACATTATGACGGTTAGCAACCACAGACCGTTTACTTATCCTGAAGGGAAAATCGATATATCCGGAAAAGCAAAATCAAGAGATGGTGGCGTGAAGTATACTGATTATGCGTTGCGTCAGTTTTTTGCAATGGCGGAAAAGCAAGAGTGGTTTAAGAATACGGTATTTGTGATTTTGGCTGATCATTGTGCGTCAAGTTCAGGAAAAACAGAATTGCCATTGGAGAAATACCGTATTCCGGCTTTTATTTATTCCCCAGGCTTCGTAGAACCACAACAATTCAACAAATTAATGTCGCAAATTGATGTGATGCCAACAGTATTCGGCCTATTACATTTTAACTATAAAAGTAAATTTTACGGACAGGATGTATTCAAAGAAGACTTCGATCAAAGAGCTTTTATAGCTACATATCAGGATTTAGGTTTGGTGGAAGAAAATATGTTGACAGTCATTTCTCCAGTTAAAAAAGTAAAACAATTTGCTTTGAAAGTGGAAACTAACCCAGAATTGAAACCTGAATTTCAATTGAATTATAAAGAAGAACCATTAAAAAAAATCCATCAGGAATTGGTTTACGAAGCCATCGGTTTCTATCAGACCTCTGCTTATTTACTGAAAAATAAGAAGTATCAAAAATGATTTGTTGTGATTGATGAATGTATTAGTTATTTCTTTTTAGGAACAAATACCATTTTGTCTTTGTCGTAAACAAAAGCTGACTGTTGGGTTTTATTTTTCTGAATTATAGAACCATCCGGATTCAATACAAATTCAAAACCTTCCCTTCTCATTTTTTCCTGCGTTTCGGTAGCGGCTGTGCCACCCAAAGAAACAATCTCGGTAATATGATTCGTTAATTGGTAATTGGAATACACCTGCTTTTTGGAAGTTATTTCATAAATCACAGAATAGATTGTGGTTCTATCTTCTGTTTTCTTTACCGATTTAATCTGGCTAAGTTCTGTCCAGGAAAGCAAATATAATTTTACGCCACTAGCTGTAAATGAACTCAATTTGCAATTGGTTGGAGCGAAAGAAGCATCAACAGCTTTTACAACCAACGCATCATCGGTTTTTCCTTTTTCACTAATTGTAACCTGAAAATTGCCTTTTTTAATTTCAACTTGCAGATTGTCGACTTTAGGTAAAGCAGAGGCTGTTGTTGATTTCTTCTTTTGGCTGAAACCATTGACACTCAATACGGCAACACAAACAAACAAAATGACTTTTTTCATAGTAAAAATAATAGGTTAAAATGGATAGCTAAGTTACAAAATAATCTATTCGGTAAATGTTAAATAAAAAAACCGTCCCAAATACTTGGAACGGTTTTTTGTTATGGATTGCGAGTCAAGCTCGGAATAAGCGATTCACACAATTTTGTTATACAAAATTGGTTCTCTGCTTACTTTACTTCTTCGAATTCTACATCTTGTGTATTATCGCCTTGAGTGTCAGCTTGTGGTTGAGCGTCTTGCGCCTGACCAGCTTCACCTTGAGCATACATTGCTTCTGTAGCTGTTTTCCAAGCTGCATTTACATTGTCAAGACCTTTTTGGATAGCTTCCAAATCTTGGTTTTGGTGTGCCAATCTCAATTCTGTTAAAGCTAATTCGATAGCTACTTTATGATCGTCAGCTAATTTTTCTCCGATTTCTTTCAATTGACTTTCTGTTTGGAAAATCATACTGTCAGCTTCGTTTAATTTTTCAGCTCTTTCTTTTGCAATTCTGTCTGCATCAGCATTCATCTCAGCATCTTTTTTCATTCTTTCGATTTCTTCAGCGGTCAAACCAGATGAAGCTTCGATACGGATGTCATGAGATTTTCCTGTTCCTTTATCAGTAGCCGAAACTTTGATGATACCATTAGCATCAATATCAAAAGTTACTTCAATTTGAGGAACTCCTCTTGGTGCTGGTGGAATTCCATCTAAGTGGAAACGACCGATTGTTTTGTTATCTGCAGCCATAGTTCTTTCTCCTTGCAACACGTGGATTTCAACACTTGGTTGGTTATCTGCAGCTGTAGAGAATACTTGTGATTTTTTGGTTGGAATAGTAGTGTTTGACTCGATTAATTTAGTCATCACATTACCCATAGTTTCGATACCTAATGATAAAGGTGTAACGTCAAGTAACAATACATCTTTTACATCTCCTGATAATACACCCCCTTGAATAGCAGCTCCAATCGCTACAACTTCATCAGGATTTACTCCTTTTGATGCTTTTTTACCAAAGAACTTCTCTACTTCGTCAGCAATTCTTGGCATTCTTGTAGAACCACCAACTAAAATTACTTCGTCAATATCTGAAGTAGATAAACCAGCATCTTTCAACGCTTTAGCAACTGGTTCCATTGAACGTTTTACTAAAGAATCTGATAATTGTTCAAATTTAGCTCTTGTTAATTTTTTCACTAGGTGCTTTGGTCCTGAAGCCGTAGCTGTTACGTATGGCAAATTGATTTCTGTTTCTGCAGAAGATGACAATTCGATTTTCGCTTTTTCAGCAGCTTCTTTAATTCTTTGTAATGACATTGGATCTAAACGCAAATCAATTCCTTCTTCCGCTTTGAATTCGTCTGCCAACCAATCGATGATAGTTTGGTCAAAATCATCTCCACCTAAGTGTGTATCACCATTAGTAGACAATACTTCGAAAACTCCGTCACCTAATTCAAGGATAGAGATATCAAAAGTACCACCACCTAAATCGTATACTGCAATTTTTTGGTCTTTACCTTTTTTGTCCAAACCGTAAGCTAATGCCGCAGCAGTTGGCTCATTGATGATTCTCATAACTTTAAGACCCGCAATTTCACCTGCTTCTTTTGTAGCCTGACGTTGTGCATCATTAAAATATGCCGGAACAGTGATAACTGCTTCGGTAACGGTTTGACCCAAATAGTCTTCTGCCGTTTTTTTCATTTTTTGAAGTGTCATAGCTGACAATTCCTGTGCTGTGTACAAACGACCATCAATATCAACACGTGGTGTATTGTTGTCGCCTTTTACCACTTTGTAAGGCACTTTTTTAGCTTCGTCAGTAACTTCACTAAAGGTATGTCCAACAAAACGCTTAATAGAACCAACCGTCTTTGTTGGATTCGTTACCGCTTGTCTTTTGGCAGGGTCACCTACCTTAATCTCACCACCTTCAACGAATGCGATGATGGATGGTGTTGTTCTTTTTCCTTCTGAATTAGGGATTACTACTGCTTCTTGTCCTTCCATTACAGAAACGCAAGAGTTCGTTGTCCCTAAGTCAATTCCAATTATTTTTCCCATTTTTTTTTAATTTATATTTTAGTTTGTCTGTTTAATTTTTAAAACTTGTTTCTCAAAAGTCAAGTATTGTGCCAAGCAGCAAATGAGAATAAATTGTCAGTTTATTAAAAAAATGTATGACAAGATGACATTTGGCATAAAAAAATCCCAACCGTTAAGTTGGGATTCAATTTATATTAGTCATTCATCGAGATGAGGAATTCCTCATTGTTTCGGGTTTTCTTAATCTTATCATTAATTGTATCCATCGATTCCACCGGATTCATATCGGCAAGGAACTTACGCAATATCCACATACGTTTCAATGTGTTTGGATCTAGTAATAAATCGTCGCGACGCGTACTTGAAGATGTCAAATCGATAGCAGGGAAAATTCTGCGGTTGGCAATTTTTCTGTCCAATTGCAATTCCATATTACCGGTTCCTTTAAATTCTTCAAAGATAACCTCGTCCATTTTAGAACCTGTTTCGGTTAATGCTGTTGCGATGATACTCAACGAACCACCATTTTCAACATTACGTGCCGCACCAAAGAAACGTTTTGGTTTTTGCAGTGCATTGGCATCAACTCCACCCGAAAGTACTTTTCCTGATGCCGGTTGTACCGTATTATATGCTCTTGCCAAACGCGTAATAGAATCTAACAGTATCACTACATCGTGACCACATTCAACCAAACGTTTTGATTTTTCAAGAACGATATTGGCAATTTTAACGTGCTCTGAAGGTTCTCTATCGAAAGTAGACGCAATAACTTCACCACGAACGCTTCGCTGCATATCAGTAACCTCTTCAGGACGCTCATCTATAAGTAATACTATCAAATAAACTTCAGGATGATTAGCAGCAATGGCATTTGCAATGTCTTTCAACAACATTGTTTTACCGGTTTTTGGCTGTGCCACTATCATTCCACGTTGTCCTTTTCCTATAGGCGAAAACAAATCAATTACTCTTGTCGAAACGCTTGCTTGTTTTTCAGCTATGTTGAATTTTTCCTGTGGGAATATTGGTGTCAAATGTTCGAATGAAACTCTATCACGAACTACTTGCGGATCATGTCCGTTTATTTTTAAAACTTTTACTAATGGGAAGAACTTCTCGCCTTCTTTTGGAGGTCGCACCACACCTTTAACAGTATCTCCGGTTTTTAAACCAAACAATCTGATTTGTGAAGTCGAAAGATAAATATCATCCGGCGAAGCCAAATAGTTATAATCCGAAGAACGCAGGAAACCATAGCCATCAGGCATCATTTCGAGTACGCCTTCACTTTCTATAATTCCATCGAATTCAAAATCAGAATCTCTGAAATTATTGTGTTTTTTACCTTTAAAATTTGGATTGTTGTTACCGTTATTCCCGTTTTGGTTTACTTCGTCAGTTCGCTTACGCTCGTGTGGGTTATGATGCTTTGGCTTTTGAGCCTGATTACCATCATTGTTTTGATTTGGATTGGCTTCCGTTTGCTCTGTTTGTTCACTATCGACTACAACAGTTGGTTTTTGCTGCGCCTGTTCGCTAAGGCTCGTGTCTATAACTTCTAAATCGTTTTCCGTTGATTGCTCTTCTGAAGCTATTTGTTCTGTATTATTCTTTTTAAAAAGCGGTTTCTTAAACTTTGAGTTTTTGTTTTCAAAAGCTGGTTTTTCAGAAGCAGCTTCTTCGGTAAACAAATCACTTTGAATGGCATCAGTTGCTTTCTTTGATTCGGGTGAAATACGAGCTCGTTTGGTTTTATTATCAGCAGGTTTCTCTACTGCGACTTTTGGTTCTTCTTGGGCAACAGCACTGTTTTGGTGTTCCAAAATTTGCGCAATAAGCGTATCTTTTTTGGCACCGGCTACTTTAATTGTTTTAGCTAATTTGGCAATTTCCTGAAGCTCAGCAAGCTTCATTTCTTTTAGGGCAGAAATGTTAAACATAAATAGTATTTATATCGTAATCGTTAAAATGGAATGTAAAAAATGAGGGTAGATTTTAATGCTTAGAATAATCCGATTGATGAAGTTCTTGCGGATATGTTATGCAATAATACAAATAATATTTTATCATGCAATAGTATTTTTTTAAAAAGAAATTTTATTTTTGCATCACATTATTGAAAAAACAAATGTTTAGAATACAAACATATTATTTGATTGCCTGCTTGATTGTAACCGGAGTTTTACCGTTTGTGTTTCCATTGTGGACAGTTGCATCCGGAAAACCTTTCTATTTCATGATGGATATGGGTTATGTTACCTTATTTGGATTAAGCACAACACTATCTTTATTAAGCATTTTATCACATAAAAAAAGACAACAACAATTTGTCATGGGCAGATTGAATATAATATTGAATTTAATTTTATTAGGATTATTTGTGTATCGAACACTAACTGCATCTGGAGAAACAGCTATTTCTGAGAAGGGTGTTGGGATGTTCCTACCTATTTTTTCTATCGTAATTTTGGTTTTGGCCAACAAAGCCATAAAAAAGGACGAAGATCTTGTAAAATCTGTGGATCGACTGCGATAAACCTATAAACTTAGTTTTTTAGTGCTGCGAAAAACCCGAATCTTATGGTTCGGGTTTTTTATTTTTTACCTAATTCTATTATCTCTAAGTTCTGAATCTTATCGCCATCTATTTCAAACCGCAACATCGTTCGCACCTGATGAAAACCATAAATGCCACAAGCTCCGGGATTCATATGCAAAAGATTTAGACTTTTATCAAACTGTACTTTTAATATATGTGAATGACCACAAATAAAAAGCTTGGGCGGATTATTTTGAATTTCTGTCCGAATGCTTTGATTGTATTTCCCTGGATAACCGCCAATGTGCGTAATCCAAACATCGACATCTTCACAAAGAAAACGATTGTGCAACGGGAATTCCATTCGCGCCTTGTCATCATCAATATTACCGTAAACTGCACGCAATGGTTTCAATGATTTTAGTGTATCCGTTACAGTCAAATCACCAATATCACCGGCATGCCAAACTTCATCCGCCTGACGAACATACTTTAAAATAGCATCATCAATATGACTATGAGTGTCTGAAAGTAAAAGGATTTTTTTCATTTTTAAGTGACTGAGTTGCTAAGGTGCTAAGTTACTAAGATTTTGATTGAGATAATAACTGGGTTTCTCAGAACCTTAGAACCTTAGCACCTTCATAAATACTTAAATTGACCAAAAGTTTCTATATTTGGAAAACTAATCACATTAAAATCAGCATGAAACAACAAGAACAAGAAGAAATTACTCGTGATGAAATAAAAAAAGAATTCCAATTAGAACGAATGATATTATTCAGCGATGCCGTTTTTGCAATTGTCATTACGCTGATGGCAATAGAAATTAAAATCTCGGAAGACATTGAATTAAACACTGAAACTCTCGCAAAATCACTGGTTCATCTTTTACCAACCTTACTTGCTTATATTGTTAGTTTTGTTTTCATTGGTTCAATTTGGTATCAGCATTTAAAAATGTTCAGTCTGCTCAAAGATTACGATAAAGGATTGGTTATTCGTAATATGCTGTTGCTGTTTTTTATTGGTTTGTTTCCGTTTAGCGCCACATTAATAACAAGAGCCAAAGGGCAAATGATTCCGTTTTTCATGTATTTGTTTATGATTTTATTCTGCATTATTGCTCAGTATATTTTGTATAATTATATTGTCAACAATTCTTCTATCCGAATAAATACAGATATGAGCGAACACAAAACAGAATTGCGTAAAAGAAAAATTGCTGTCGTTGGTTTTTCAACAGCAGCTGTTTTAATTATGGTTACTTATCTTCTTATTCCACAACCGGAATTAAAAAATCTATCAATGCTTTGGATGATGGCATTTCCTATTGTATTCAAAATAATGACACGGAAAAAGAAACCTGCAACCGAATAAACTTTAACCTTTTCTCAACATAAAATCTTTGTAACTTTGACGCTTTAAAACTCTTGAACTTTTACATTGAGATATTTTATCGAACTAGCTTATAAAGGAACTAATTACCATGGTTGGCAGTATCAACCTGATGCTGATTCTGTACAGGAAACACTCAACAAAGCCTTATCGCTATTGCTGAAAACCGATATTGATATTGTTGGAGCCGGAAGAACTGATACCGGAGTTCATGCCAAACAAATGTTTGCTCATTTTGATTTCGAAAGCGAAATTGACACAGCACAATTGGTTCACAAACTCAATTCTTTTTTACCAAAAGACATTGCTGTTTTTAATATTCTAAAAGTTCCCGACGAAGCGCATGCACGATTTGACGCGACGAAACGTACTTATGAATATCACATCCACACGATAAAAGATGTTTTTGAAAATGATGGAAGTTATCAGTTTCAATTGTCATTGGATGTTGATAAAATGAATGAAGCATGTCAAATTCTTTTCAAACACAACGATTTCGAATGTTTTTCAAAAGTGAATACGGATGTCCATACATTCAACTGTGTGATTTTTGAAGCTAACTGGAACCAAAACGGAAACAAACTGGTTTTTACCATTTCGGCTGATCGGTTTTTGCGAAATATGGTTCGCGCCATTGTGGGAACTATGATAAACATCGGAACAGGAAAAATAAGTTTAGCCGATTTTGAAAAGATAATTGATAGCAAAGACCGCAGTCAAGCCGGATTTTCTGTACCGGCACACGGATTATATTTAACCAAAATTGAATACGAATATTTCAAATAACATTAATATAGGAACAGATTGCTTCGTTCCTCGCAATGACTATGCAAGCAAAAGCATTCGACACCAATTTATTTAAACGAATTTTAAAATACACTAAGCCTTATAAATTCAGGTATTATGGTGTTATTTTCTTTGCTTTTTCATTAGCGTTATTTGCCGCTTTAAGACCATTCTTATTAGAAATTACTGTTGATGATTATATAAAAACAGCAAGCAAATCGGGACTTCTGACTTATGTTATCATTATGGGATTTGCGCTATTGCTGGAAACATTATCGCAGTTTTACTTTGTATATTGGGCCAACTTGCTTGGACAAAACATCATCAAAGACATCCGGATTAAATTATTCAAACACATACTGACTTTCCGAATGAAGTATTTTGATAATTCACCTGTCGGGATGTTGGTAACACGCTCTGTATCTGACATTGAGCAAATAGCACGTATCTTTAGTCAGGGATTGTTTATGATTTTTAGTGATTTATTGAAAATGATTGTCTGCCTGGTCGTAATGTTTTGGATGAACTGGCAATTATCAATGATAGTTGTCGTCGCCATGCCAATTCTGGTTTATATCACACGAATTTTCCAACGCAAAATGCAGCTTGCTTTTGAAGAAGTGAGAACGCAGATTAACAATATGAATGTCTTTGTGCAGGAACGTGTTACCGGAATGAAAATCGTGCAACTCTTCAACAGAGAAGACATTGAATTTGAAAAGTTCAAAGAAATTAATCAGAAGCATAATCAG is part of the Flavobacterium sangjuense genome and harbors:
- a CDS encoding metallophosphoesterase family protein encodes the protein MKKILLLSDTHSHIDDAILKYVRQADEVWHAGDIGDLTVTDTLKSLKPLRAVYGNIDDDKARMEFPLHNRFLCEDVDVWITHIGGYPGKYNQSIRTEIQNNPPKLFICGHSHILKVQFDKSLNLLHMNPGACGIYGFHQVRTMLRFEIDGDKIQNLEIIELGKK
- the rho gene encoding transcription termination factor Rho; protein product: MFNISALKEMKLAELQEIAKLAKTIKVAGAKKDTLIAQILEHQNSAVAQEEPKVAVEKPADNKTKRARISPESKKATDAIQSDLFTEEAASEKPAFENKNSKFKKPLFKKNNTEQIASEEQSTENDLEVIDTSLSEQAQQKPTVVVDSEQTEQTEANPNQNNDGNQAQKPKHHNPHERKRTDEVNQNGNNGNNNPNFKGKKHNNFRDSDFEFDGIIESEGVLEMMPDGYGFLRSSDYNYLASPDDIYLSTSQIRLFGLKTGDTVKGVVRPPKEGEKFFPLVKVLKINGHDPQVVRDRVSFEHLTPIFPQEKFNIAEKQASVSTRVIDLFSPIGKGQRGMIVAQPKTGKTMLLKDIANAIAANHPEVYLIVLLIDERPEEVTDMQRSVRGEVIASTFDREPSEHVKIANIVLEKSKRLVECGHDVVILLDSITRLARAYNTVQPASGKVLSGGVDANALQKPKRFFGAARNVENGGSLSIIATALTETGSKMDEVIFEEFKGTGNMELQLDRKIANRRIFPAIDLTSSSTRRDDLLLDPNTLKRMWILRKFLADMNPVESMDTINDKIKKTRNNEEFLISMND
- the truA gene encoding tRNA pseudouridine(38-40) synthase TruA, which codes for MRYFIELAYKGTNYHGWQYQPDADSVQETLNKALSLLLKTDIDIVGAGRTDTGVHAKQMFAHFDFESEIDTAQLVHKLNSFLPKDIAVFNILKVPDEAHARFDATKRTYEYHIHTIKDVFENDGSYQFQLSLDVDKMNEACQILFKHNDFECFSKVNTDVHTFNCVIFEANWNQNGNKLVFTISADRFLRNMVRAIVGTMINIGTGKISLADFEKIIDSKDRSQAGFSVPAHGLYLTKIEYEYFK
- a CDS encoding DUF4293 family protein encodes the protein MFRIQTYYLIACLIVTGVLPFVFPLWTVASGKPFYFMMDMGYVTLFGLSTTLSLLSILSHKKRQQQFVMGRLNIILNLILLGLFVYRTLTASGETAISEKGVGMFLPIFSIVILVLANKAIKKDEDLVKSVDRLR
- a CDS encoding TMEM175 family protein; amino-acid sequence: MKQQEQEEITRDEIKKEFQLERMILFSDAVFAIVITLMAIEIKISEDIELNTETLAKSLVHLLPTLLAYIVSFVFIGSIWYQHLKMFSLLKDYDKGLVIRNMLLLFFIGLFPFSATLITRAKGQMIPFFMYLFMILFCIIAQYILYNYIVNNSSIRINTDMSEHKTELRKRKIAVVGFSTAAVLIMVTYLLIPQPELKNLSMLWMMAFPIVFKIMTRKKKPATE
- the dnaK gene encoding molecular chaperone DnaK, producing the protein MGKIIGIDLGTTNSCVSVMEGQEAVVIPNSEGKRTTPSIIAFVEGGEIKVGDPAKRQAVTNPTKTVGSIKRFVGHTFSEVTDEAKKVPYKVVKGDNNTPRVDIDGRLYTAQELSAMTLQKMKKTAEDYLGQTVTEAVITVPAYFNDAQRQATKEAGEIAGLKVMRIINEPTAAALAYGLDKKGKDQKIAVYDLGGGTFDISILELGDGVFEVLSTNGDTHLGGDDFDQTIIDWLADEFKAEEGIDLRLDPMSLQRIKEAAEKAKIELSSSAETEINLPYVTATASGPKHLVKKLTRAKFEQLSDSLVKRSMEPVAKALKDAGLSTSDIDEVILVGGSTRMPRIADEVEKFFGKKASKGVNPDEVVAIGAAIQGGVLSGDVKDVLLLDVTPLSLGIETMGNVMTKLIESNTTIPTKKSQVFSTAADNQPSVEIHVLQGERTMAADNKTIGRFHLDGIPPAPRGVPQIEVTFDIDANGIIKVSATDKGTGKSHDIRIEASSGLTAEEIERMKKDAEMNADADRIAKERAEKLNEADSMIFQTESQLKEIGEKLADDHKVAIELALTELRLAHQNQDLEAIQKGLDNVNAAWKTATEAMYAQGEAGQAQDAQPQADTQGDNTQDVEFEEVK
- a CDS encoding LTA synthase family protein produces the protein MSFFKKHSPFINLLIFFLVVNVILRIVLLFHPITQSTFGVFEIIKIFSFGLLSDLFVFIVASAFLWLYLLFLSNSKYEKPWGYIIFACLLSLLIYVSFFNTILNEYGGSLPEIGISFIALKTFFFGLLLFLPKYRKQIRMVLYSIAIFIFVLVIVQNAISEFFFWNEFGVRYNFIAVDYLVYTNTVIGNIMESYPVIPLFIGVGLITSLFTYFIVKQTKPFLYNLPSFADKIKGLGTYVVLFIISLLMIPFFANQQMSTNVFTNELQADGLYKFYVAFMNNELEYDKFYKTLPDAEAFAVYKKELPAPSKPSASEMHKNVVLITVESFSADFMKAYGNKKNLTPFLDSLATQSLQFTNIYAVGNRTVRGLEAVTLCLPPSPAESVVKKKDNKNKFSTGSIFRQKGYQVKYMYGGDAFFDNMGDFFGGNGYDIVDKKSFTPEEITFANIWGVCDEDMYRKAIKVMNQEAQQHKPFFNHIMTVSNHRPFTYPEGKIDISGKAKSRDGGVKYTDYALRQFFAMAEKQEWFKNTVFVILADHCASSSGKTELPLEKYRIPAFIYSPGFVEPQQFNKLMSQIDVMPTVFGLLHFNYKSKFYGQDVFKEDFDQRAFIATYQDLGLVEENMLTVISPVKKVKQFALKVETNPELKPEFQLNYKEEPLKKIHQELVYEAIGFYQTSAYLLKNKKYQK